From Mucilaginibacter rubeus, a single genomic window includes:
- a CDS encoding ABC transporter permease — protein MFKNYLKTAWRNLINTKFYSALNIVGLTIGLAVGMLILIWVQDELSYDRFHSKVESIYKVNASIGTGASKQVWGGVPGPVAAFALKEVPGVVSAVRVVTSYDYSVFRYKDKLLKEDFGKASYVDDAFFTMFDFKLLKGNVEAPFPNDQSIVITESTAKRYFGNEDPIGKILTGDSKDPYTVSGVLADFPANSSIGGDILFSMNVKKKQYTGKDFWKSMDQDWGNYYTTTFLQVRPDVSTKAIADKLTDIHMKNQPGIKPTDGVFQLQALKDIHLYNPDGTSAGIQIVKIFSIVAVLILLIACINYINLSTARSMLRSKEVSVRKIIGAERSQLFMQFIIETVLCFSIALVLAFLLIYAVMPVYNSISGKQMHFDLFNANVWQVIVLTIIATLVASSIYPALLLSSFKPINALKGKIAGAGNATFRKVLVVCQFAFSVGLIIGTLIINKQLQYIHSIQLGYDKEHVFSLPMRAMQDHYEAIKAELLSHTEIKGVSTGNTSVIIGNGSTSDTDWDGKASDVSLLISPFDMDKDFIGMFKLKFAAGTGFTGVKSDSAHYILNETAVKLAGIKDPIGKRFKLHNVDGTIIGVVKDFHFASLKQTIEPAIFSYRPSSWQMFVKTTGKDAPAAIKLVEKYWKQYNANFPYEYSFLDDAYNEMYKSEQHTSTLFNIFAGIAIFISCLGLFGLATYTAQIKVKEIGIRKVLGASVGDITTMLSRDFLLLVLLAIVIASPIAWYAMNKWLMDYAYRAEIHWWLIAVAGGGAVIIAFATISFQAVRAALANPVKSLRSE, from the coding sequence ATGTTTAAAAATTACCTGAAAACCGCATGGCGAAACTTAATTAACACTAAGTTTTACAGTGCCTTAAACATTGTTGGCCTCACCATTGGCCTGGCTGTTGGTATGCTTATTTTGATTTGGGTGCAGGACGAGCTAAGTTATGATCGTTTCCATAGCAAAGTCGAAAGCATTTATAAAGTTAACGCTTCCATAGGTACTGGCGCAAGTAAACAGGTTTGGGGTGGTGTACCGGGGCCGGTAGCAGCATTTGCGTTAAAAGAGGTACCGGGCGTGGTGAGCGCGGTGCGGGTTGTAACCTCCTATGATTATTCGGTTTTTAGGTATAAAGACAAATTGCTGAAAGAGGATTTTGGTAAAGCATCATATGTTGATGATGCCTTTTTTACCATGTTCGATTTTAAATTATTGAAAGGGAATGTCGAAGCTCCTTTCCCTAATGATCAGTCAATAGTTATTACCGAAAGTACCGCCAAACGTTATTTTGGTAATGAAGATCCAATAGGCAAAATACTCACCGGCGATAGTAAGGATCCATATACAGTTTCGGGCGTATTGGCAGATTTTCCGGCCAACTCAAGTATTGGTGGAGATATCTTATTCTCCATGAATGTAAAAAAGAAACAATATACCGGTAAGGATTTCTGGAAATCAATGGATCAGGATTGGGGCAATTACTATACTACTACCTTTTTGCAAGTAAGACCAGATGTTTCTACCAAAGCCATCGCCGATAAACTTACCGACATCCATATGAAAAACCAGCCGGGTATAAAACCTACCGATGGTGTTTTTCAATTACAAGCTTTAAAAGATATTCACTTGTATAACCCCGATGGCACATCTGCGGGGATACAAATAGTTAAAATATTTTCGATTGTTGCAGTGCTGATATTGCTCATTGCCTGCATCAATTACATCAATCTTTCAACTGCCCGCTCCATGCTTCGTTCAAAAGAAGTGAGCGTGCGCAAGATCATCGGAGCCGAAAGGAGCCAGCTTTTTATGCAGTTCATTATCGAAACTGTATTGTGCTTCTCAATAGCCCTGGTGCTGGCTTTCTTGCTTATATATGCCGTAATGCCTGTTTATAATAGCATTTCGGGCAAACAAATGCACTTCGACCTGTTCAACGCCAACGTATGGCAGGTTATTGTTTTGACCATTATTGCAACGCTTGTTGCATCAAGTATATATCCGGCATTATTGCTTTCATCTTTCAAGCCTATCAACGCGCTTAAAGGAAAGATAGCTGGTGCAGGAAACGCTACCTTCAGAAAGGTTCTCGTAGTGTGCCAGTTCGCGTTTTCCGTTGGGTTGATCATCGGTACATTGATTATCAATAAACAGCTTCAATACATCCACTCCATACAATTGGGTTACGATAAAGAGCATGTGTTTTCACTGCCTATGCGGGCCATGCAAGATCATTACGAAGCTATTAAAGCCGAGTTGTTAAGCCATACCGAAATAAAAGGCGTAAGTACAGGTAATACCAGTGTAATAATTGGGAACGGAAGCACCAGTGATACTGATTGGGACGGGAAAGCATCGGATGTAAGCCTGTTAATCAGTCCTTTTGATATGGATAAGGATTTCATTGGAATGTTCAAGCTAAAGTTTGCGGCAGGCACAGGCTTTACCGGTGTAAAGTCAGATTCGGCGCACTATATCCTTAACGAAACTGCTGTAAAACTTGCAGGGATTAAAGATCCTATTGGCAAACGCTTTAAACTTCATAACGTTGACGGAACGATTATTGGGGTTGTAAAAGATTTCCATTTCGCTTCGTTAAAACAAACCATCGAACCGGCTATATTCTCCTACAGGCCGAGCTCATGGCAAATGTTCGTAAAAACTACCGGTAAAGACGCGCCGGCGGCTATTAAGCTGGTAGAAAAATATTGGAAGCAGTACAACGCTAATTTCCCGTACGAGTATAGCTTTTTGGATGACGCTTATAACGAAATGTATAAGTCTGAGCAGCACACCAGTACATTGTTCAACATATTCGCAGGTATAGCCATATTTATTTCATGCCTGGGCCTTTTTGGTTTGGCTACTTATACCGCGCAAATTAAAGTTAAAGAAATTGGCATTCGTAAGGTGTTGGGTGCCAGTGTTGGTGATATCACTACCATGTTGTCACGGGATTTTCTGTTGTTGGTTCTTCTTGCTATTGTAATTGCGTCGCCAATAGCATGGTACGCCATGAATAAGTGGCTGATGGATTATGCTTACCGTGCCGAAATTCATTGGTGGCTTATTGCTGTTGCGGGTGGTGGTGCAGTAATAATAGCTTTTGCAACCATTAGTTTCCAGGCTGTGAGGGCGGCTTTGGCTAACCCGGTTAAGAGTTTAAGATCAGAATAA
- a CDS encoding ABC transporter permease, which yields MLKIYLKTAYRNLLKNKAYAFVNILGLAVGIAACVLIGLFVSNERSFDNFVPNADKVYRLTEYMHYDGTAPSTAAIVGPPVAPFLKANNNEIDSYTRVFPAVPLVYPSVTMEYKGKKIKAEKLVCTDTTFASMFNPLMIEGERNKFTRDQNTIVLTASLAHKLFGDSPALNKTIQLHTADTSVTNFTVSNVIADMPKNSHLQIEAMVPFPKEFLNSFLGTNYNVLMGATYLKISNNKNIGLLENRLTKTIHSKSKFIDFTLQPLNRIHTGSVNISYDQLNYKKIDGKYLNIFIVIAIAVFLIACVNFVNLTTAIAGYRGKEVAIKKIVGARRFHVVFQVLIETFFSVLLSLISALLLITIFLPLLNKLLDRELTSGSIYHGAMPVVFVGILIGTTLLAGIYPAGLSQEPTLVKL from the coding sequence ATGCTTAAAATTTATTTAAAAACGGCTTATCGAAATTTACTCAAAAACAAAGCCTACGCTTTTGTAAACATTTTGGGTCTTGCTGTTGGCATCGCGGCCTGTGTACTCATTGGGTTATTTGTTAGTAACGAAAGAAGCTTTGATAACTTTGTACCGAATGCGGATAAGGTTTATCGTCTTACTGAATATATGCATTACGATGGTACGGCACCATCCACAGCTGCAATTGTTGGCCCGCCCGTTGCGCCGTTTCTGAAGGCTAATAATAACGAAATAGATAGCTATACACGCGTTTTTCCTGCAGTACCACTTGTTTATCCATCGGTGACTATGGAATACAAGGGTAAAAAGATAAAGGCTGAAAAGCTGGTTTGTACCGACACCACCTTTGCCAGCATGTTTAACCCGCTTATGATTGAGGGTGAAAGAAATAAGTTCACCCGCGATCAAAATACCATTGTGCTTACCGCCAGTCTCGCACATAAGCTTTTTGGCGATAGCCCTGCATTGAACAAAACTATTCAATTACATACTGCTGATACATCAGTAACTAATTTTACAGTAAGCAATGTAATTGCCGATATGCCTAAAAACTCCCATTTGCAGATTGAGGCAATGGTGCCTTTCCCTAAAGAGTTTTTAAATAGCTTTTTGGGTACAAATTATAATGTTTTAATGGGGGCAACGTATTTGAAAATATCCAATAACAAAAATATAGGCTTACTTGAAAACAGGCTGACAAAAACTATTCATTCCAAAAGCAAATTTATTGATTTTACCTTACAACCTTTAAACCGTATCCATACCGGCTCTGTCAATATTAGCTACGATCAGCTCAACTATAAAAAGATTGATGGTAAATACCTCAATATATTTATAGTAATAGCCATTGCCGTTTTTTTAATTGCTTGTGTAAACTTTGTTAATCTTACTACAGCCATTGCGGGATACCGAGGTAAAGAAGTGGCCATCAAAAAAATTGTAGGCGCAAGGCGTTTTCATGTAGTTTTCCAGGTACTTATTGAAACCTTCTTTTCGGTATTATTATCATTGATATCAGCGCTGTTGCTTATCACTATCTTTTTGCCATTGTTAAATAAACTGCTTGACAGGGAGCTTACTTCAGGAAGTATTTATCACGGCGCTATGCCTGTTGTTTTTGTAGGTATACTGATAGGAACTACATTACTGGCTGGTATTTATCCGGCTGGTTTATCTCAAGAGCCAACACTGGTGAAGCTTTAA
- a CDS encoding ABC transporter permease, translated as MRNVLVTGQFAIAVIFMISLMVILKQLKYMQQRDLGYSYNQVIKLPMDLRLAKKMQVLKAEITKVKGVKDITNGFMEMGGNGSLFGIDFIAPNGEAKKITVNMENAGINYISFFDMKIMAGHAFSKDQQNEYIINETLAKQIGYPNPVGKPINITSLPPGRIIGVVKDFNYSSLHKTIEPLIIGSMDYIPYWQTNLYVKVSGTNVSQTLKDIQQAFNAISGDNTFEYQFIDDHFNEVYHSERQAGSMIAIIGGLAMLISCLGLLSLAAFVVLRRKKEIGIRKVLGASVANITTLLSKEFLILVFIAFVVASPIAYYFMNKWLQGFAYRINIQWWVIAGAGAAAIMIAFITVSFQSIKAALANPVKSLRSE; from the coding sequence TTGCGTAATGTTCTGGTTACCGGCCAGTTTGCAATAGCCGTTATATTCATGATCAGTTTAATGGTGATACTTAAGCAGCTAAAATATATGCAGCAACGCGATCTTGGCTATTCTTATAATCAGGTTATAAAATTGCCAATGGATTTGCGGCTGGCAAAAAAAATGCAGGTACTTAAAGCAGAGATTACTAAAGTAAAGGGGGTTAAAGATATCACCAATGGCTTTATGGAAATGGGCGGCAATGGCTCATTATTTGGCATCGACTTTATTGCACCAAACGGCGAGGCGAAAAAGATCACCGTAAACATGGAGAATGCTGGTATAAATTATATCAGTTTTTTTGACATGAAGATAATGGCTGGCCATGCCTTTAGTAAGGATCAGCAAAACGAATATATTATCAACGAAACCCTGGCAAAGCAAATAGGCTATCCCAATCCTGTTGGTAAGCCTATCAACATAACTTCGTTACCTCCCGGCAGGATTATTGGCGTTGTAAAGGATTTCAATTACAGTAGTTTACATAAAACCATCGAGCCACTTATTATTGGTAGCATGGATTATATACCTTATTGGCAAACCAACTTATACGTTAAAGTTTCGGGTACCAATGTTAGCCAAACATTAAAGGATATACAGCAAGCGTTTAACGCCATAAGTGGCGACAATACTTTTGAATATCAGTTTATTGACGATCATTTTAACGAAGTATATCATTCCGAAAGACAGGCAGGAAGCATGATTGCCATCATTGGCGGCTTGGCTATGCTTATTTCGTGCCTTGGTTTGTTAAGCCTTGCAGCTTTTGTAGTATTGAGGCGCAAAAAGGAGATTGGGATTCGTAAAGTGCTTGGTGCTTCAGTTGCCAATATCACCACTTTGTTATCAAAAGAGTTTTTAATACTGGTATTCATTGCCTTTGTAGTTGCATCACCAATAGCTTATTATTTTATGAATAAGTGGCTGCAAGGTTTTGCCTACAGGATAAACATACAATGGTGGGTTATTGCCGGGGCTGGTGCAGCGGCGATAATGATTGCTTTTATAACAGTCAGCTTTCAGTCGATTAAAGCGGCTTTGGCTAACCCGGTTAAGAGTTTACGTTCTGAATAA
- a CDS encoding ABC transporter permease: MLKSYVVIAFRNIRRNLSYAFLNIFGLTLGVAACLVIFLIVRNELGYDSYNSKADRTYRVTLHALDFNSNVSLAIIPAMRIDFPELEQATQFFYQGDAMIKIGESRYNEHNVAFGDNQIDKVFDYQWLAGDPNTALKKPNSVVLTESIAKKYFGSSNAVGKLINFENRLDVKVTGIIKDLPANTSVPFSFLISLSSIENNLKGMMGNFWAIPGGSYAYIVLPKNYSIQQLNSKMPAFIKKNWGADVAKAAVLPFQPLKDIHFDQRYINNIITPTSKDTYYALIGVALLIIITACINFINLATAQAIKRAKEVGMRKVLGASRPQLIKQFLGETTVLVLFSVLLGVGLCALFLSKAAAWMSINVDASQLTQATVIGWIATITVAVILLAGLYPSFVQSAFQPVDSFKNKNAGASGKLTLRKGLVIGQFAISQIMIIGTLIVARQMDFFKNQDLGFDKEAVVSVGLPDMKKRDVLNQQLAGYPGIKEISFSSGAPAFNSNFTSFSSVELGFPKDDVTEYKAIDEKFTDMFGLQMLAGQKIWKKNEKDTVHKVVINETMMQKLGIQNPQLAINKHITINGDQKATIVGVVKDFQSESKHKKRRSCVLEYNPDRFFMASIKMQPANMSETISYIGKKWSALYPDNVFQFQFVDEHIANFYKQEQKVYVAFQLFSYIAIFIGCLGLYGLIAFAASQRTKEVGIRKVLGAPVSSIVALFTKEFIYLIAIAFAVAAPLGYYVMHSWLQNFAYHINIGPGIFMVAIVSSFIIAAVTISYQAIKAAMINPIKSLRDE, encoded by the coding sequence ATGTTAAAGAGTTATGTAGTTATTGCTTTCAGGAATATCCGTCGTAACCTGAGTTACGCCTTTCTGAATATTTTCGGACTTACTTTGGGTGTAGCGGCTTGCCTGGTAATTTTCCTGATTGTAAGAAATGAGCTTGGTTACGATAGTTACAACAGCAAAGCCGACCGCACATACCGGGTAACCCTACATGCACTTGATTTTAACTCTAATGTATCCCTGGCAATTATACCGGCCATGCGGATTGATTTTCCTGAACTGGAACAAGCCACACAGTTTTTTTACCAGGGCGATGCCATGATTAAGATCGGCGAAAGCCGGTATAATGAGCATAATGTAGCCTTTGGCGATAACCAGATTGATAAGGTTTTCGATTACCAGTGGCTGGCCGGCGACCCGAACACGGCCCTTAAAAAGCCAAATAGTGTTGTGCTCACCGAGAGTATCGCTAAAAAATATTTTGGCAGTAGCAACGCTGTCGGCAAACTGATCAACTTTGAAAATCGATTGGATGTAAAGGTAACAGGCATTATTAAAGATCTGCCGGCAAATACCAGTGTACCATTCTCTTTCCTGATTTCATTAAGCAGTATCGAAAATAACTTAAAAGGAATGATGGGCAACTTTTGGGCTATTCCCGGAGGTAGCTATGCTTATATTGTTTTGCCAAAAAACTATTCCATCCAACAACTGAATAGCAAAATGCCAGCCTTTATCAAAAAGAATTGGGGCGCTGATGTAGCAAAAGCGGCTGTTTTACCTTTTCAGCCTTTGAAGGATATTCACTTTGATCAGCGTTATATCAACAACATCATTACACCGACTTCGAAAGATACATACTACGCATTAATAGGCGTGGCGTTGCTCATCATTATTACAGCGTGTATCAATTTTATCAACCTTGCTACAGCCCAAGCTATCAAACGGGCTAAAGAGGTAGGTATGCGTAAAGTGCTGGGCGCAAGTCGCCCGCAGCTTATTAAACAGTTTTTGGGCGAAACTACCGTGCTGGTTTTATTTTCGGTGTTGCTGGGTGTTGGTTTATGCGCTTTGTTCCTGTCAAAAGCAGCGGCATGGATGTCTATCAATGTCGATGCTTCGCAACTGACACAAGCTACGGTGATAGGCTGGATAGCTACCATTACCGTAGCTGTGATCCTACTTGCGGGTTTATATCCATCGTTTGTACAATCAGCATTTCAGCCGGTTGATAGTTTTAAGAATAAGAACGCGGGTGCCAGCGGGAAGCTTACTTTGCGCAAGGGCCTGGTGATAGGGCAATTTGCGATATCGCAAATCATGATCATAGGCACATTGATTGTAGCCCGGCAGATGGACTTTTTTAAAAATCAGGATCTTGGTTTTGATAAGGAAGCCGTAGTATCTGTAGGGCTGCCCGACATGAAAAAGCGGGACGTGTTAAATCAGCAATTGGCAGGGTATCCTGGCATAAAAGAGATTAGTTTTTCATCAGGCGCGCCGGCATTCAACAGCAACTTTACCAGCTTTTCATCTGTAGAGCTGGGATTCCCTAAAGACGATGTTACCGAGTACAAAGCCATAGATGAAAAGTTTACAGATATGTTCGGGCTGCAAATGCTGGCCGGACAAAAGATTTGGAAAAAGAACGAAAAGGATACTGTTCATAAAGTTGTCATCAACGAAACGATGATGCAGAAATTGGGTATCCAAAATCCGCAGCTGGCTATAAATAAGCACATAACGATTAATGGTGATCAAAAAGCGACCATCGTCGGCGTTGTGAAGGATTTTCAAAGCGAATCGAAACATAAAAAACGCCGCTCATGTGTATTGGAATATAACCCGGACCGGTTTTTCATGGCGAGTATCAAAATGCAACCGGCCAATATGAGTGAAACTATCAGTTACATCGGTAAAAAATGGTCGGCACTGTATCCCGATAATGTTTTCCAGTTTCAGTTTGTTGATGAGCACATAGCCAATTTTTACAAACAGGAGCAAAAGGTATACGTGGCGTTCCAACTTTTCTCATACATCGCAATTTTTATAGGTTGTTTGGGTCTATATGGTTTGATAGCCTTCGCTGCGTCACAACGTACCAAGGAGGTTGGTATACGTAAAGTATTAGGGGCACCAGTTTCAAGTATTGTGGCCCTGTTTACCAAAGAGTTTATTTACCTGATTGCAATAGCGTTCGCCGTAGCGGCACCGCTTGGTTATTATGTAATGCATAGCTGGTTGCAAAATTTTGCATATCATATCAATATAGGGCCCGGGATATTTATGGTGGCGATAGTGTCGTCATTTATTATAGCAGCCGTTACCATATCATACCAGGCCATAAAAGCCGCCATGATAAACCCGATAAAGAGTTTGAGGGACGAGTGA
- a CDS encoding ABC transporter permease yields the protein MIKNYIKIAFRNLWRHKGFSIINIIGLAVGMTAAFLIFMYVKFELSYDNFNEKSDQIYRVVSDIKTPTETLNWSSSIAPIGPALQQDYPEIEANTRIFGAGFLVQRGDLKLQENNALFAEPSLFKMFTFPVVKGDVGKAFSLPYTIVLTEKAAKKYFGTEDPIGKPLILDGKNPASVVAVVKDVPSNAHFKFDMLVSIATIAKQSKDRLNQWGNFGNFTYIMLPKGYDVNKLQSRMKAFVNRHYTEADKKQGMDYAYFLEPLKDVYMVSKRGAPESGNMYNVRIFSIIAVFILLIACINFINLTTARATERAKEVGIRKVIGAMKQQLTIQFLSESVILCLISFLFSALFSFLLLSLFNQLAGKVISDSIFHNGYLFQLFLIACVIGLCAGLYPALVLSNFKPVTILKGRFSKSTKGILLRKGLVVTQFTISIVLIIGTIVVYNQLSFMRNQSLGFQKNQMLTIDFSGDSAIQSRQEIIKNELRKIPNVLGATASGAIPGFGNSVAYSEIQNQAGAMQQMNMNMYDVDYDFIPQFEMKLIAGRIFSKAFGTDTTKAIVINEAAAKSLGYRNPADAVGRNYSQWGRTGKIIGVLKDFHFQSLQETVKPLNMRINTRGTGAFTLKIAAKEVPATIAAIQNRWKTLAPERPFNYVFVDETFNKQYASEVTFGNLFLNFAVLAIFISCLGLLGLASYSTIQRTREIGIRKVLGASVSGIVNMLSKEFLILVLISSLIAFPVAWITMHNWLQDFAYRISISWWIFVFAGVLALVIAFTTVSFQAIKAALTNPVKSLRSE from the coding sequence ATGATAAAGAATTACATTAAAATAGCGTTCAGGAACCTTTGGCGACACAAGGGTTTCTCGATAATTAATATTATCGGGCTGGCTGTTGGGATGACGGCTGCTTTCCTGATTTTTATGTACGTAAAATTTGAGCTGAGTTATGACAATTTTAATGAAAAATCTGATCAGATCTATCGTGTGGTATCGGATATCAAAACACCTACCGAAACCTTAAACTGGTCGTCGTCAATAGCGCCTATTGGTCCGGCTTTGCAACAGGATTATCCGGAAATAGAGGCTAACACCCGCATTTTTGGCGCGGGTTTCCTTGTACAACGCGGTGATTTAAAACTACAGGAAAATAACGCGCTTTTTGCTGAACCTTCGTTGTTTAAAATGTTCACTTTTCCGGTTGTGAAAGGTGATGTTGGTAAGGCCTTTTCGTTGCCATATACTATTGTTTTGACTGAAAAGGCCGCGAAAAAATATTTTGGTACCGAAGATCCGATCGGTAAGCCATTAATCCTTGATGGTAAAAATCCTGCAAGCGTTGTTGCCGTGGTAAAAGATGTACCATCTAATGCTCACTTTAAGTTTGATATGCTCGTGTCTATTGCAACCATAGCAAAACAAAGTAAAGACAGGTTAAACCAGTGGGGCAACTTTGGCAATTTTACTTATATCATGTTGCCAAAGGGATACGATGTCAACAAACTGCAATCGCGGATGAAAGCCTTTGTTAACAGGCATTATACCGAAGCTGATAAAAAGCAAGGTATGGATTATGCCTACTTTTTGGAACCATTAAAAGATGTTTACATGGTATCCAAACGCGGCGCGCCCGAATCAGGCAACATGTACAACGTTCGCATCTTTTCTATTATAGCCGTATTCATTTTATTGATAGCCTGCATTAATTTCATAAACCTTACAACGGCCCGGGCAACTGAAAGGGCTAAGGAAGTAGGTATCCGCAAGGTAATTGGAGCAATGAAACAGCAGCTTACTATTCAATTTCTGAGCGAATCGGTCATTCTTTGTTTAATCTCGTTCCTGTTTTCGGCCTTGTTTAGCTTTTTGTTATTGTCGTTGTTTAATCAGTTGGCTGGTAAAGTGATAAGTGACAGTATCTTTCACAATGGCTACCTGTTTCAGCTGTTTTTAATCGCTTGTGTTATAGGGCTATGTGCTGGTTTGTACCCGGCACTGGTGTTGTCAAATTTTAAACCTGTTACCATATTAAAAGGTAGGTTTAGCAAATCAACCAAAGGTATTTTATTGCGTAAGGGACTGGTGGTTACACAGTTTACCATATCTATAGTGCTTATTATCGGTACTATAGTGGTTTATAACCAATTGAGTTTTATGCGTAACCAATCGCTTGGTTTTCAGAAAAACCAGATGTTAACTATTGATTTCAGTGGTGATTCGGCAATACAAAGCAGGCAGGAAATCATCAAGAATGAGTTGAGGAAAATTCCTAATGTTTTGGGTGCCACGGCATCGGGGGCCATCCCGGGTTTCGGTAATAGCGTGGCGTATTCTGAAATTCAGAACCAGGCCGGCGCCATGCAGCAAATGAACATGAATATGTATGATGTTGATTATGATTTTATTCCGCAGTTTGAAATGAAATTGATTGCCGGTCGTATATTTTCAAAAGCCTTTGGCACCGATACGACAAAGGCCATTGTTATCAATGAAGCTGCTGCAAAAAGCCTTGGTTACCGCAACCCTGCCGATGCTGTAGGCCGGAATTATTCGCAGTGGGGGCGTACCGGTAAGATCATCGGCGTTTTGAAGGATTTTCATTTTCAATCATTACAGGAAACAGTAAAGCCTCTGAATATGCGTATAAACACACGTGGTACAGGTGCTTTTACCTTAAAAATAGCAGCTAAAGAGGTTCCTGCAACTATCGCTGCCATTCAAAACAGGTGGAAAACTTTAGCTCCGGAAAGACCATTTAATTATGTGTTTGTTGACGAAACCTTTAACAAGCAATATGCTTCTGAGGTAACGTTCGGCAATTTGTTCCTGAACTTCGCGGTATTGGCCATATTTATTTCGTGTCTTGGCTTGCTGGGCCTTGCATCATACAGTACTATTCAACGCACGCGCGAGATCGGTATTCGTAAGGTACTTGGGGCTTCAGTGTCGGGGATTGTAAATATGCTGTCTAAAGAGTTTTTGATCCTGGTGCTTATTTCATCGCTGATAGCATTCCCCGTAGCCTGGATAACTATGCACAATTGGCTGCAGGATTTTGCCTATCGCATAAGTATCAGCTGGTGGATATTTGTATTTGCAGGTGTACTGGCCCTGGTAATAGCTTTCACAACAGTGAGCTTTCAGGCTATTAAGGCGGCACTGACTAACCCGGTGAAGAGTTTACGATCAGAATAA